From Methylocystis sp. ATCC 49242, one genomic window encodes:
- a CDS encoding IS110 family transposase: MSEVHVLAIDLAKRSFQLCGTDRGGAVLFNRTVSRSKLEQILRAQPPCIVAMEACATSHYWGRMGVACGHEVRLIPPIYVKPFVKRQKNDAADAAAIAEAALRPNMHCVAVKSAEHQARAVAFRAHQCFVGQRTQLINALRGHLAEFGLVVAKGPANLKSLVDMMKDESVDVPEAVRDVVQLFLDQIEAITSKIEDLALRLKKATKENDEMRRLCTVPDVGPVTAGAVLAFAPDLRAFSSGRNFAAWLGLVPRQHSTGGKTRLGAVSKMGQNDIRRLLIVGAMSRIRWIVRKGVLPDNWLGRILGRKPRMVAAVALANKMARIIWAMMTREQNYRMA; the protein is encoded by the coding sequence ATGTCTGAAGTTCATGTTTTGGCGATCGATTTGGCGAAACGCAGTTTTCAGCTTTGCGGGACGGATCGCGGTGGGGCGGTTCTGTTCAATCGGACCGTGTCTCGTTCGAAACTCGAGCAAATCCTCCGGGCGCAGCCGCCCTGCATCGTCGCGATGGAAGCCTGCGCGACGAGCCATTACTGGGGCCGAATGGGAGTTGCTTGTGGACACGAGGTTCGTCTGATCCCGCCGATCTACGTCAAGCCGTTCGTGAAGCGTCAGAAGAATGACGCCGCGGATGCTGCGGCGATCGCCGAGGCCGCTTTGCGGCCGAACATGCATTGCGTGGCGGTCAAGAGCGCCGAACATCAGGCGCGGGCCGTCGCCTTCCGCGCCCATCAATGCTTCGTCGGACAACGCACGCAATTGATCAACGCGCTTCGCGGTCACCTGGCGGAGTTCGGACTGGTCGTCGCGAAAGGCCCCGCGAATTTGAAGTCACTCGTCGACATGATGAAGGATGAAAGCGTCGATGTCCCAGAAGCAGTGCGGGACGTCGTCCAGCTCTTCCTCGATCAGATCGAAGCGATTACTTCCAAGATCGAGGATCTGGCTCTGCGGCTCAAAAAAGCGACGAAGGAAAACGACGAGATGCGGCGTCTTTGCACTGTCCCGGACGTTGGCCCTGTGACCGCCGGAGCCGTGCTCGCCTTCGCTCCGGACTTGCGGGCTTTTTCGAGCGGCAGAAATTTCGCCGCCTGGCTCGGCCTTGTGCCACGCCAGCATTCGACAGGCGGGAAAACCCGACTGGGGGCGGTCAGCAAGATGGGGCAGAACGATATCCGCCGGTTGCTGATCGTCGGCGCCATGAGCAGGATCCGCTGGATCGTGCGCAAGGGCGTATTGCCCGACAATTGGCTTGGCCGCATTCTCGGCCGCAAGCCGAGGATGGTCGCAGCCGTCGCCCTCGCGAACAAAATGGCGCGCATCATCTGGGCCATGATGACCAGGGAACAGAATTACCGAATGGCGTGA
- the recR gene encoding recombination mediator RecR has protein sequence MAERVAGPEIERLVQLLARLPGLGPRSARRAALHLIRKREELLAPLSDAMRVAQERIVSCSVCGNIDTSDPCTICRDARRDPSILVVVETVADLWALERAGLLNARYHVLGGVLSPLDGVGPDDLTIASLIERVRAGEIREIVLAVNATVDGQTTAHYIADLLSPFGVKVTRLAHGVPVGGELDYLDEGTLAAALERRTSF, from the coding sequence ATGGCGGAACGCGTCGCAGGCCCCGAAATCGAACGGCTGGTGCAGCTCCTTGCGCGACTGCCGGGGCTCGGCCCGCGTTCGGCGCGCCGCGCGGCGCTGCATCTCATCCGCAAGCGGGAGGAATTGCTCGCGCCGCTTTCCGACGCCATGCGCGTCGCGCAGGAACGCATCGTTTCCTGCTCCGTCTGCGGCAACATCGATACGAGCGATCCCTGCACCATCTGCCGGGACGCGCGGCGCGATCCGTCGATCCTCGTCGTCGTGGAGACTGTCGCCGATCTCTGGGCGCTGGAGCGGGCGGGACTGCTCAACGCCCGTTATCATGTGCTCGGCGGCGTGCTGTCGCCGCTCGACGGCGTCGGGCCGGACGATCTGACGATCGCAAGCCTCATCGAGCGTGTTCGCGCCGGAGAAATCCGCGAGATCGTGCTGGCCGTCAACGCCACCGTCGATGGCCAAACGACCGCGCATTACATTGCCGATCTCCTGTCCCCCTTCGGCGTGAAGGTGACGCGGCTCGCTCATGGCGTGCCGGTGGGCGGCGAACTCGATTACCTGGACGAAGGCACGCTCGCCGCGGCGCTGGAGCGGCGGACGAGTTTTTAG
- a CDS encoding cytochrome c: MRKLNRTQAVVAASMLFVTAGAAKPLTYALPEETSVFRPGPGSDVAQNNCLACHSADYVNTQPPHRGAAFWEAEVRKMIKAYHASISEADAKTIIDYLARTY; encoded by the coding sequence ATGCGAAAACTCAACCGGACGCAAGCCGTCGTCGCGGCGTCAATGCTGTTCGTGACCGCTGGCGCGGCAAAGCCCCTGACTTATGCGCTGCCCGAAGAAACCTCTGTCTTTCGTCCGGGACCGGGGAGCGACGTTGCGCAAAACAATTGTCTCGCCTGTCACTCAGCCGACTATGTAAACACGCAGCCGCCCCATCGCGGCGCTGCTTTCTGGGAGGCCGAAGTCAGGAAGATGATCAAGGCCTATCACGCTTCGATCTCCGAGGCCGATGCGAAGACGATCATCGATTATCTCGCGCGAACCTATTGA
- a CDS encoding molybdopterin-dependent oxidoreductase, with product MMKRRSVLQAMGGATIGAAFDGFAFPLGARAEGSVTLPFANGERPLVRYPGKRPLIQLTARPPQLETPFSVFDEGAITPNDAFFVRYHLADIPLSIDPATYRIELKGKVDRPLSLSLEDLKTGFEPIEIVAVNQCSGNSRGFVEPRVAGGQLANGAMGNARWRGVSLKSVLDKAGVQAGARQVVFNGLDRPVLPETPDFEKALDIDHARDGEVMIAYAMNGEDLPWLNGFPARLVVPGYYGTYWVKHLSEITVIDNVFDGFWVKNAYRIPDNACACTEPGQTATATTPIRRLDVRSFITNLADGAKVKAGAETLVKGVAFDGGYGVTEVLLSSDGGRNWRATSFGPDLGRYSFREWRATTRLARGEHHLRVCAINRIGQSQPMAPLWNPAGYMRNVVETVRVAAH from the coding sequence ATGATGAAAAGGCGATCCGTGTTACAGGCAATGGGCGGCGCAACGATCGGCGCAGCCTTCGATGGTTTCGCGTTTCCGCTGGGCGCGCGCGCGGAGGGGAGCGTGACGCTGCCTTTCGCAAATGGCGAACGACCGCTCGTCCGTTATCCCGGCAAACGGCCGCTGATACAGCTGACCGCTCGCCCGCCGCAACTCGAAACGCCTTTCAGCGTTTTCGATGAAGGAGCGATCACGCCCAATGACGCCTTCTTCGTGCGTTATCACCTCGCCGATATTCCGTTGTCGATCGATCCCGCGACGTATCGGATCGAATTGAAAGGCAAGGTCGACCGTCCCCTGTCGCTGTCACTGGAAGATCTGAAGACAGGCTTCGAGCCAATCGAGATCGTCGCCGTGAACCAGTGTTCCGGCAACAGCCGCGGTTTTGTCGAACCCCGCGTCGCGGGCGGGCAACTGGCGAATGGCGCGATGGGCAATGCGCGATGGCGCGGCGTATCGCTGAAGTCCGTGCTCGACAAGGCGGGCGTTCAGGCCGGCGCGCGTCAGGTCGTTTTCAACGGGCTCGACCGACCCGTGCTGCCGGAAACGCCCGACTTCGAAAAGGCGCTGGACATCGATCACGCTCGCGACGGCGAGGTGATGATCGCCTATGCGATGAATGGCGAAGACCTGCCATGGCTCAACGGCTTTCCGGCGCGCCTCGTCGTTCCCGGCTATTACGGCACCTATTGGGTAAAGCATCTCAGCGAGATCACAGTCATCGACAACGTCTTCGACGGTTTCTGGGTCAAGAACGCCTATCGGATTCCCGACAACGCCTGCGCCTGCACGGAACCGGGTCAGACGGCAACGGCGACGACGCCGATCAGGCGTCTCGACGTTCGGTCATTCATAACGAATCTCGCCGATGGCGCGAAAGTGAAGGCCGGGGCCGAAACTCTCGTAAAAGGCGTCGCATTCGATGGCGGCTATGGCGTCACGGAAGTTCTGCTGTCGAGCGATGGCGGTCGGAACTGGCGCGCGACAAGTTTCGGCCCCGACCTTGGGCGCTACTCGTTTCGCGAATGGCGCGCAACGACGCGACTTGCGAGGGGCGAGCATCATCTGCGCGTGTGCGCCATCAACAGAATCGGGCAATCGCAGCCGATGGCGCCATTGTGGAACCCCGCCGGCTATATGCGCAACGTCGTGGAGACGGTGCGCGTCGCGGCGCACTGA
- a CDS encoding M15 family metallopeptidase: MNAPKAPKRIGASVSFVFVAVFASQLAHAQAISPQALVRAYPDHLAGADEASVQWRDGTKQPLSDGRADKSFDEKLRRASLLDQLSLPYKTGPLAQPPGPNDDPGRFRNAAFFDKMYGDCDKGETQKRLVDVPWVGGKAVRVTKVNGVADKLRAIRQELEQLPPPVKRLTFPSAGAFNCRVVKDTGARSMHAYGAAIDISIVQADYWLWRKGAYRNRIPYEIVEIFERHGFIWGGKWGHFDTMHFEYRPEFFAAKDKAN; encoded by the coding sequence GTGAATGCGCCAAAGGCGCCGAAACGTATCGGCGCGAGCGTCTCTTTTGTTTTCGTCGCCGTGTTCGCGTCCCAGCTCGCCCATGCGCAGGCGATCTCGCCGCAAGCGCTCGTGCGCGCCTATCCTGATCATCTTGCCGGCGCGGACGAGGCGTCGGTCCAATGGCGTGATGGAACGAAGCAGCCGTTGTCGGACGGTCGCGCGGACAAGAGTTTCGATGAGAAACTGAGGCGCGCCTCGTTGCTCGACCAATTAAGTCTTCCTTACAAGACCGGGCCGCTCGCCCAGCCTCCCGGACCGAACGACGATCCGGGGCGTTTCCGCAATGCGGCCTTCTTCGACAAGATGTATGGCGATTGCGACAAGGGCGAAACACAGAAGCGCCTGGTCGATGTTCCATGGGTCGGCGGAAAGGCCGTGCGCGTGACCAAGGTGAATGGCGTCGCCGACAAGCTGCGCGCAATCAGGCAGGAACTGGAGCAGCTACCGCCGCCAGTGAAGCGTCTCACCTTCCCCAGCGCTGGCGCCTTCAATTGCCGCGTCGTCAAGGACACGGGCGCCCGCAGCATGCATGCCTATGGCGCGGCGATCGACATCAGCATTGTGCAAGCCGACTACTGGCTGTGGCGAAAGGGAGCCTATCGCAATCGCATTCCATATGAGATCGTCGAGATCTTCGAGCGTCATGGCTTCATCTGGGGCGGGAAATGGGGGCATTTCGACACGATGCATTTCGAATATCGGCCCGAGTTTTTCGCGGCGAAAGACAAGGCGAACTGA
- a CDS encoding DsbA family protein: MSFPFFTLSRRSLLSLAAGALAFAATPALAEKSSSGKVSMEELMGPNALPDVVEGGADAPVTIVEYASMTCSHCAAFHHEVYPALKKNYIDTGKVKFILREFPLDPLATAAFMLARELGDKRDAAVDLLFSQQKNWAFTDKPLDGLANVLKQAGLGQEKFEAILKDQALYEKVNKVRERGSEKFGVNSTPTFFVNGDKYTGEISVADFDKIIAAHTPAPK, translated from the coding sequence ATGTCTTTTCCGTTCTTTACGCTTTCCCGCCGCAGCCTGCTTTCCCTCGCCGCCGGGGCTCTGGCCTTCGCCGCCACGCCTGCGCTTGCCGAAAAATCCTCGTCCGGCAAGGTCTCGATGGAGGAGCTGATGGGGCCGAACGCCCTGCCCGACGTGGTCGAGGGCGGAGCCGACGCGCCTGTCACGATCGTCGAATACGCCTCGATGACCTGCAGCCACTGCGCCGCCTTCCATCACGAAGTCTATCCGGCGCTGAAGAAGAACTATATCGACACGGGCAAGGTGAAATTCATCCTGCGCGAGTTTCCGCTCGATCCGCTGGCGACGGCCGCCTTCATGCTCGCGCGCGAACTCGGCGACAAGCGCGACGCCGCTGTCGACCTGCTGTTCTCGCAGCAGAAGAACTGGGCATTCACCGACAAGCCGCTCGACGGCCTCGCGAATGTGCTGAAGCAGGCGGGCCTGGGCCAGGAGAAATTCGAGGCGATCCTGAAAGATCAGGCGCTCTATGAGAAGGTGAACAAGGTGCGCGAACGCGGCTCCGAGAAATTCGGCGTTAATTCGACTCCGACCTTCTTCGTCAACGGAGACAAATACACCGGCGAGATAAGCGTCGCCGATTTCGACAAGATCATCGCGGCGCATACGCCCGCCCCGAAGTGA
- a CDS encoding MucR family transcriptional regulator, translating to MADDNSPEHAASLEYAAEIVSAYVSNNSLPASELPALLQSVHASLVRLASGQVTAVDTTTPKEPAVPIKKSVTPDFIICLEDGKKFKSLKRHLRSAYSLTPDQYRAKWGLPSDYPMVAPNYAKTRSELAVQMGLGQKSSKSGARRARK from the coding sequence ATGGCTGATGACAATTCTCCCGAACATGCCGCAAGTCTCGAATATGCGGCGGAAATCGTGTCGGCCTACGTCTCCAACAATTCTTTGCCTGCTTCGGAGCTTCCCGCCTTGTTGCAGTCTGTTCACGCCTCGCTGGTGCGGCTGGCGTCCGGCCAGGTTACAGCTGTCGATACGACGACTCCGAAAGAACCTGCAGTTCCAATCAAGAAATCAGTGACGCCCGACTTCATTATTTGTCTCGAGGACGGAAAGAAATTCAAATCGCTCAAGCGTCACCTTCGCAGCGCATATTCCCTGACTCCTGACCAGTATCGCGCCAAATGGGGGCTGCCGTCGGATTATCCGATGGTCGCGCCCAATTACGCTAAAACTCGATCCGAATTGGCCGTGCAGATGGGACTGGGTCAAAAGTCAAGCAAGTCCGGCGCGCGCAGAGCCAGGAAGTGA
- a CDS encoding multicopper oxidase family protein — translation MLTRRALLLNTVAMAATPAIAKAAATPTVLKLQRRIIDVNGRAASVYGIRQASGVSGLSTKVGASFRVRVENELGEPSLIHWHGLTPPWRQDGVPEVTGPVIAPGDAADYDFPLTFGGTYWMHSHVGFQEQSLMTAPLIIHDGATHEDLQEVVVMLADFSFRPAEEIYASLIGQKRRAASADMPASHGMHMGKAMAGPMTTPTARPDLNDVTYDAFLANDRTLADPEVIRIDAGGRVLLRIINGASMSAFHVDLGEIEGKLVAVDGQKVLPIAGRRFPIASAQRFDILLETPKQAKALPVLFVLEGERRRTGVILAPAGATIERVPELAAEASTALNLDLESQLRAIAPLDQRKADRVYSIDLTGDMASYVWSLNNVVWSASTPPLPLALGERVEIALTNRTMMSHPMHLHGHQFQVVEIDGARFPGAMRDTVLVPPGKRVVMAFDANNPGRWAFHCHLLYHMHAGMFATFAYS, via the coding sequence ATGCTCACGCGGCGCGCGCTTCTGTTGAACACGGTCGCCATGGCGGCGACGCCCGCTATTGCCAAGGCGGCGGCGACGCCCACCGTCCTGAAATTGCAGCGCCGCATCATCGACGTGAATGGCCGAGCTGCTTCCGTTTACGGCATTCGACAGGCGAGCGGCGTTTCCGGATTGTCGACGAAGGTTGGCGCGTCATTTCGCGTGCGCGTGGAAAATGAACTGGGCGAGCCGAGCCTCATTCACTGGCACGGGCTCACGCCGCCGTGGCGACAGGATGGCGTGCCCGAGGTGACGGGTCCGGTCATCGCGCCGGGCGACGCGGCGGATTATGATTTTCCGCTGACGTTCGGCGGCACATACTGGATGCATTCGCATGTCGGATTTCAGGAGCAGTCGCTCATGACGGCGCCCCTGATCATCCATGACGGCGCGACGCATGAGGACCTGCAGGAGGTCGTCGTCATGCTCGCCGATTTCAGCTTCAGGCCCGCCGAGGAGATTTATGCGTCTCTCATTGGGCAAAAGCGAAGAGCCGCCTCCGCTGACATGCCTGCGAGCCACGGGATGCATATGGGCAAGGCGATGGCCGGGCCGATGACGACGCCAACGGCCAGGCCCGATCTGAACGACGTCACATACGACGCCTTTCTCGCCAATGACCGCACGCTGGCTGATCCTGAGGTCATCCGGATCGACGCCGGCGGGCGTGTGCTTTTACGCATCATCAACGGCGCATCGATGAGCGCCTTCCATGTCGATCTCGGCGAGATCGAGGGAAAGCTCGTCGCGGTGGACGGACAGAAGGTTCTTCCCATCGCCGGGCGGCGCTTTCCGATCGCATCCGCGCAGCGGTTCGACATTCTGCTGGAGACGCCGAAGCAGGCGAAGGCGCTCCCGGTTCTGTTCGTTCTGGAAGGCGAAAGACGGCGGACCGGCGTTATCCTCGCGCCGGCCGGGGCGACGATCGAGCGCGTTCCGGAACTCGCGGCGGAAGCGTCGACGGCGCTGAACCTCGATCTCGAATCGCAGCTGCGCGCCATCGCGCCGCTCGATCAGCGGAAGGCGGATCGCGTCTATTCCATAGATCTGACCGGCGATATGGCGAGCTATGTCTGGTCGCTGAATAATGTCGTGTGGAGCGCCTCGACGCCGCCGCTGCCGCTGGCTCTCGGAGAGCGCGTCGAAATCGCGCTGACGAACCGGACGATGATGTCTCATCCGATGCATTTGCATGGCCATCAGTTTCAGGTCGTGGAGATCGACGGCGCGCGCTTCCCGGGCGCCATGCGCGACACGGTGCTGGTTCCGCCGGGAAAACGCGTCGTCATGGCTTTCGACGCCAATAATCCCGGCCGCTGGGCCTTCCATTGTCATTTGCTGTATCACATGCACGCGGGAATGTTCGCGACGTTCGCCTATTCGTGA
- a CDS encoding DNA polymerase III subunit gamma/tau, with amino-acid sequence MDHEHDQPSLEPDNGPSLFGAAAEPAAAYRVLARKYRPTTFADLIGQEPMVRTLENAFDLGRIHQAYLLTGVRGVGKTTTARILARAFNYELPAKDGRPAIDKPTIHMDELGVHCQAIIDSRHVDVLEMDAASHTGIDDVREIIDNARYRPVMARTKVYIIDEVHMLSKAAFNGLLKTLEEPPEHVKFIFATTEIDKVPVTVRSRCQRFDLRRIDAGLLASHLRGICEKENVAIEPDALAMIARAAEGSARDALSLLDQAIAYGSAHAAGGAIAADDLRLMLGVADKARVIDLFETVMAGDVGRAIALLEDQYNGGADPAQVLLELAEFTHLATRLKLAPETAQSAALTPEEKRRGSDAAERLSVPALTRAWQILMKGVDELRGSQRPLQAADMVLVRLAYAADMPTPGELLKQLGHGAGGAAPASPAPGGSPSRGAPVAIAGGAPALRSQSAARPVAAPASPAPEQQGVAIASFDALVALAEEKRDIRLKLALESDVRLVRFEHGRIEFELAPGGSRDLASALMQKLQAWTNERWMVSIVAAGGAPTIKERRDAQERERRSGLEADPVVAGVLARFPGAQIVAVRSKDEGAGASEAPDVQYDDMSPDED; translated from the coding sequence ATGGACCACGAGCACGACCAGCCGTCGCTCGAGCCGGACAATGGCCCCTCGCTCTTTGGCGCCGCCGCCGAGCCCGCCGCCGCTTATCGCGTCCTGGCGCGCAAATATCGTCCCACGACCTTTGCGGACCTCATCGGCCAGGAGCCGATGGTGCGCACGCTGGAGAACGCCTTTGACCTCGGCCGCATCCATCAGGCCTATCTGCTGACCGGCGTGCGCGGCGTCGGCAAGACGACGACCGCGCGCATTCTCGCCCGCGCCTTCAATTATGAACTGCCGGCGAAAGACGGCCGCCCCGCGATCGACAAGCCGACGATCCACATGGACGAACTCGGCGTCCATTGTCAGGCGATCATCGACTCGCGTCATGTCGACGTGCTGGAGATGGACGCCGCCTCCCACACCGGCATCGACGACGTTCGCGAGATCATCGACAACGCACGCTATCGCCCGGTGATGGCGCGGACCAAGGTCTACATCATCGACGAAGTGCACATGCTCTCCAAGGCCGCCTTCAACGGCCTGCTGAAGACGCTCGAGGAGCCGCCGGAGCATGTGAAGTTCATCTTCGCGACGACCGAAATCGACAAGGTGCCGGTGACGGTGCGCTCGCGTTGCCAGCGCTTCGACCTGCGCCGCATCGACGCCGGTCTGCTCGCCAGCCATTTGCGCGGAATTTGCGAGAAGGAAAATGTGGCGATCGAGCCAGACGCTCTCGCCATGATCGCCCGCGCGGCGGAGGGCTCCGCGCGCGACGCGCTCTCCCTTCTCGATCAGGCGATCGCCTATGGCTCGGCGCACGCCGCCGGCGGCGCGATTGCGGCGGATGATCTGCGCCTCATGCTCGGCGTCGCCGACAAGGCGCGGGTGATCGATCTCTTCGAGACCGTGATGGCCGGCGACGTCGGCCGGGCCATCGCGCTGCTGGAAGACCAGTACAACGGCGGCGCCGATCCGGCGCAGGTTTTGCTGGAGCTTGCCGAGTTCACCCATCTCGCGACGCGGCTGAAGCTCGCGCCCGAAACGGCGCAATCCGCCGCGCTGACGCCGGAGGAAAAACGCCGCGGCTCGGACGCGGCCGAGCGGCTTTCCGTTCCCGCGCTGACGCGCGCGTGGCAGATACTGATGAAGGGCGTCGACGAATTGCGCGGCTCGCAGCGTCCCCTGCAGGCCGCCGACATGGTGCTGGTGCGGCTCGCTTACGCCGCCGACATGCCGACGCCGGGCGAGTTGCTGAAACAGTTGGGACATGGCGCCGGCGGCGCCGCGCCTGCCTCCCCCGCGCCGGGCGGCTCCCCGTCACGCGGCGCGCCCGTCGCGATCGCCGGCGGCGCGCCGGCTCTGCGCAGCCAAAGCGCGGCTCGTCCCGTCGCCGCGCCCGCTTCCCCGGCGCCGGAGCAGCAGGGCGTCGCCATCGCGAGCTTTGATGCGTTGGTCGCGCTCGCCGAGGAGAAACGCGACATCCGCTTGAAGCTCGCGCTCGAATCGGATGTGCGGCTCGTGCGCTTCGAACACGGCCGCATCGAATTCGAGCTCGCCCCCGGCGGCTCGCGCGATCTCGCCTCGGCGCTCATGCAAAAGTTGCAGGCGTGGACGAATGAGCGCTGGATGGTGTCGATCGTCGCTGCGGGCGGCGCGCCGACGATCAAGGAACGCCGCGACGCGCAGGAGCGCGAGCGCCGCTCGGGGCTCGAGGCCGATCCGGTCGTCGCGGGCGTTCTTGCGCGCTTCCCCGGAGCGCAGATCGTCGCGGTGCGCAGCAAGGACGAGGGCGCCGGCGCTTCCGAGGCGCCGGACGTGCAATATGACGATATGTCTCCCGATGAAGACTAA
- a CDS encoding YbaB/EbfC family nucleoid-associated protein yields MMDFMGLMKQAQQMQAKMAEAQLELEQTEVEGEAGGGLVKVRLTAKGAMKSISIDPSLVKPEEKEILEDLIVTAHMQARARADEVMAEKMKAMTGGLQLPPGFKLPF; encoded by the coding sequence ATGATGGATTTCATGGGCCTGATGAAACAGGCGCAGCAGATGCAGGCCAAAATGGCCGAGGCGCAGCTCGAACTCGAACAGACCGAGGTCGAGGGCGAGGCCGGCGGCGGGCTGGTGAAAGTGCGGCTCACTGCCAAGGGCGCGATGAAATCAATCTCCATCGACCCGAGCCTCGTGAAGCCCGAGGAGAAGGAAATCCTCGAGGACCTCATCGTCACCGCGCATATGCAGGCGCGCGCCAGGGCCGACGAAGTCATGGCGGAAAAGATGAAGGCGATGACGGGCGGGCTGCAGTTGCCGCCGGGCTTCAAGCTGCCGTTCTGA
- a CDS encoding alpha-hydroxy acid oxidase: MAHIACIEDLRRLARRRVPKMFYDYADAGSWTETTYRANTRDFGDLLFRQRVAVDIERRNLRSTMIGQDVAMPVALAPIGMCGMQRADGEILAARAAEAFGVPFCLSTMSICSIEDVATHTSRPFWFQLYVMRDRAFVERLIDRAGKSKCSALVVTLDLPMLGQRHKDLRNGLSAPPKPGLANLLDLARKPKWGLAMLRTRRRTFGNVVGHVTGVENMASLEAWTSSQFDPRVTWEDIAWIRRLWQGKLVLKGIMDIEDARRAVDVGADAIVVSNHGGRQLDGAPSSISTLPAIARAVGGSVETWLDGGVRSGQDVLKAIALGARGVMIGRAYLYGLGALGEEGVRLCLEIIAKELSLTMGFCGVVDINAVTVEILIRRRSATGSNYSPDET, from the coding sequence ATGGCGCACATCGCCTGTATCGAGGATCTGCGTCGTCTCGCGCGTCGGCGTGTTCCGAAAATGTTTTACGACTACGCCGACGCCGGCTCATGGACGGAGACGACCTACCGCGCAAACACACGTGATTTTGGCGATCTGCTCTTCAGACAACGTGTTGCTGTCGACATCGAGAGGCGAAATCTCCGCTCGACAATGATCGGGCAAGACGTCGCCATGCCCGTCGCGCTGGCCCCGATAGGCATGTGCGGAATGCAGCGCGCCGATGGCGAAATTCTTGCCGCGCGAGCGGCGGAGGCTTTCGGCGTTCCGTTCTGTCTCTCGACCATGAGCATCTGTTCGATCGAGGACGTCGCAACCCACACGAGCCGGCCATTCTGGTTTCAGCTTTACGTCATGCGCGATCGCGCCTTCGTCGAACGTCTGATCGATCGGGCCGGGAAATCGAAATGTTCCGCCCTCGTCGTCACGCTCGATCTGCCGATGCTTGGTCAAAGGCACAAGGATTTGCGCAATGGGCTGTCGGCGCCCCCAAAACCGGGCCTTGCAAATCTGCTCGATCTGGCGCGCAAGCCGAAGTGGGGACTCGCCATGCTGCGCACGCGGCGGCGGACTTTCGGCAATGTCGTCGGGCATGTGACGGGCGTGGAAAATATGGCGTCGCTGGAAGCCTGGACGAGCAGCCAGTTCGATCCAAGGGTGACATGGGAGGATATCGCCTGGATCCGGCGCCTTTGGCAGGGCAAGCTTGTTCTGAAGGGAATTATGGACATCGAGGATGCGCGACGCGCCGTCGATGTCGGCGCGGATGCGATTGTCGTCTCCAACCATGGCGGCCGCCAGCTCGACGGCGCGCCGTCCTCGATTTCCACCTTGCCGGCGATCGCGAGAGCAGTCGGCGGGAGCGTCGAGACATGGCTCGACGGCGGCGTCAGAAGCGGGCAGGACGTGTTGAAGGCTATCGCTCTCGGCGCCCGGGGCGTCATGATTGGCCGCGCCTATCTTTATGGTCTGGGCGCATTGGGCGAAGAGGGCGTTCGCCTGTGCCTCGAAATAATAGCGAAAGAACTCAGCCTCACCATGGGATTTTGCGGCGTCGTCGATATCAATGCGGTGACGGTAGAAATTTTGATCAGGCGCCGCAGCGCCACCGGGTCCAACTATTCGCCCGATGAAACGTAA
- a CDS encoding LexA family transcriptional regulator: MHDRLKKARISAGYSTATDAIRRFGWKGSTYRAHENSQNQYDAETAKIYGQAYGVSPGWLLTGEGDMSPRTAAAYLAEPREGARNACFVPLKGKVAAGIWSEVFLAEKDDTQQRRTPLPTDPRFPEEIQFDLVIEGASLNRFAQEGDYIRCIDARDADAEIQDGDLVVIERMREKTLREISGRRLQRNGDRHEFWPESDDPRWQAPLVAKNGLSESGEEIRVIGKILWKYREP, translated from the coding sequence ATGCACGACCGCTTAAAGAAAGCGCGCATAAGCGCCGGCTATTCGACGGCGACAGATGCGATCAGACGTTTTGGCTGGAAGGGCTCGACATATCGGGCGCATGAAAACAGCCAAAACCAATATGACGCCGAGACGGCGAAAATTTACGGCCAGGCTTATGGCGTGAGCCCCGGCTGGCTCCTGACCGGCGAAGGCGACATGAGCCCGCGGACCGCTGCGGCCTATTTGGCCGAGCCCCGGGAAGGCGCCCGCAACGCCTGCTTCGTCCCCCTCAAGGGAAAAGTGGCCGCCGGCATCTGGTCGGAGGTCTTTCTCGCCGAGAAGGACGACACGCAACAGAGAAGAACGCCGCTCCCTACCGATCCGCGTTTCCCCGAGGAGATACAATTCGATCTGGTCATCGAGGGCGCGTCGCTGAACAGATTTGCGCAGGAAGGGGATTATATTCGCTGCATCGACGCCAGGGACGCGGACGCCGAAATCCAGGACGGCGATCTCGTCGTTATCGAACGCATGCGCGAGAAAACGCTGCGGGAAATTTCCGGACGCCGATTGCAGAGGAATGGCGATCGCCACGAGTTCTGGCCCGAGTCCGACGATCCGCGCTGGCAAGCGCCCCTCGTCGCGAAGAATGGCCTGAGCGAGTCCGGCGAAGAGATCAGGGTAATCGGAAAGATCCTCTGGAAATATCGCGAGCCCTGA